A part of Paenibacillus sp. sptzw28 genomic DNA contains:
- a CDS encoding adenosylcobalamin-dependent ribonucleoside-diphosphate reductase, protein MGTKQAGTLEGLSEKIFLDRYAWKNAETSSTKVGDIVLVLTKDDPKFPTKAVGEVTAREGDEVTVRLRSGEIVQSSIEKLTLTVEKTPAEMWERLASAIATVEETDELRKIWQERFRYVLDDWKLVPGGRIAAGAGASDELTLFNCYVIPSPQDSRGGIMKTLTEMTEIMARGGGVGINLSSLRPRRAIVAGVNGSSSGAVSWGGLFSYTTGLIEQGGSRRGALMLMINDWHPDVLDFITVKQTMGQVTNANLSVCVSNDFMQAVKEDLDWELVFPDTKDPEYNELWNGDIEQWRRLGKRVILYKTVPAREIWHTIIESAWKSAEPGVVFMERYNEMSNSWYFNPVISTNPCGEQGLPAWGVCNLSAVNLSKFYDEASHDVDWDELSKVTRWSVRFLDNVIDATPYHFAENERNQKKERRVGLGTMGLAELMIKLGIRYGSPESLKFLDKLYGFMARESYLASTEIAAEKGSFPAFEAVKYLESGFMRSMIAAFPEVGEAIMNRGMRNVTVITQAPTGSTGTMVGTSTGIEPYFAFEYFRQSRLGYDKQYVPIAQAWKDAHPGEELPDYFVTSMSLSAEDHIRVQAAIQRWVDSSISKTANCPNDFTVEATKRLYELAFELGCKGVTIYRDGSRDVQVLNADKGEAKADAAVKTEKVEKADKADETANAAKVDIEINVNPGDGHVVGLTGAATQPEPVVDKAYKSRPQVLRGATYKINSPFGMAYITINDLNGSPGEIFLNVGKAGSDVFAMAEALGRVCSLFLRYGDHGNKVKLLIKHLKGIGGSGAIGFGVNRVESIADAVAKALDMHTQGDVKSEGQSDTVGTSIYLQGSVSPEVSSSSEHAAASENPYEAAAASRDLCPSCGSASLLNLEGCKTCSSCGYSKCS, encoded by the coding sequence ATGGGGACGAAGCAAGCGGGAACTCTGGAAGGGCTTAGCGAGAAAATATTTTTGGACCGGTATGCGTGGAAGAATGCAGAGACGAGCAGCACGAAAGTCGGAGATATTGTACTTGTGCTGACGAAGGACGATCCGAAATTTCCGACTAAGGCAGTCGGTGAGGTGACCGCGCGGGAAGGCGATGAAGTGACGGTTCGGCTTCGAAGCGGTGAAATTGTCCAGTCTTCTATCGAGAAGCTGACGCTCACCGTGGAGAAGACACCGGCCGAGATGTGGGAGAGGCTCGCCTCAGCCATTGCAACAGTAGAAGAAACCGATGAGCTGCGGAAAATATGGCAGGAGCGGTTTCGATATGTGCTGGATGATTGGAAGCTGGTTCCGGGCGGGCGTATTGCGGCGGGCGCAGGGGCAAGCGATGAGCTGACGCTGTTCAACTGCTATGTGATCCCTTCTCCGCAGGACAGCAGAGGCGGGATTATGAAGACATTGACGGAGATGACCGAAATTATGGCGCGAGGCGGCGGGGTCGGCATCAATCTCTCTTCGCTTCGTCCGCGCCGGGCTATAGTTGCCGGGGTGAACGGCTCCTCCAGCGGGGCGGTATCATGGGGCGGGTTGTTCAGCTACACGACCGGCCTGATTGAGCAGGGCGGCTCCAGAAGAGGCGCGCTCATGCTGATGATTAACGACTGGCACCCGGATGTGCTTGACTTTATTACGGTGAAGCAGACAATGGGACAAGTCACCAACGCGAACCTCTCCGTATGCGTAAGCAATGATTTCATGCAAGCTGTGAAGGAAGATCTGGATTGGGAGCTTGTGTTTCCGGACACGAAGGACCCCGAATATAATGAGCTTTGGAACGGAGATATCGAGCAGTGGCGTCGTTTAGGCAAGAGAGTGATCTTGTACAAAACCGTCCCTGCGCGGGAAATCTGGCACACAATCATCGAGTCTGCGTGGAAGTCCGCCGAGCCGGGCGTCGTATTCATGGAGCGCTACAATGAGATGTCCAACAGCTGGTATTTTAACCCAGTCATCAGTACTAATCCTTGCGGTGAACAGGGCCTGCCCGCATGGGGCGTCTGCAACCTGTCGGCGGTAAATTTATCGAAGTTTTACGATGAAGCAAGCCATGATGTGGACTGGGATGAGCTGTCGAAGGTGACGCGGTGGTCGGTCCGTTTTCTCGATAACGTTATTGACGCGACGCCGTATCATTTTGCGGAAAATGAGCGGAATCAGAAGAAGGAGCGGCGCGTCGGGCTCGGAACGATGGGGCTTGCCGAGCTGATGATCAAGCTGGGCATCCGTTACGGAAGCCCGGAATCACTCAAGTTTCTCGATAAGCTGTACGGCTTTATGGCGAGGGAATCTTATCTGGCGTCCACGGAAATTGCTGCTGAGAAGGGCTCGTTCCCGGCCTTCGAGGCGGTCAAATACTTGGAGAGCGGATTCATGCGCAGCATGATCGCGGCGTTTCCGGAGGTGGGCGAAGCCATTATGAATCGAGGAATGCGCAACGTCACGGTCATCACGCAGGCGCCGACAGGGAGCACGGGGACGATGGTCGGGACGTCGACGGGTATAGAGCCGTACTTTGCCTTTGAATATTTCCGGCAGAGCCGTCTCGGGTACGACAAGCAGTATGTGCCGATTGCTCAAGCTTGGAAAGATGCGCACCCCGGCGAGGAGCTGCCGGATTATTTCGTAACCTCGATGAGCCTGTCGGCCGAGGATCACATCCGTGTACAGGCGGCTATCCAACGATGGGTGGACAGCTCAATCTCGAAGACGGCAAACTGCCCGAACGACTTCACCGTGGAGGCCACCAAACGACTTTATGAGCTGGCCTTTGAGCTTGGCTGTAAAGGCGTGACGATTTACCGCGACGGCAGCCGGGATGTTCAGGTTCTGAACGCGGATAAAGGGGAAGCAAAAGCGGATGCAGCGGTGAAGACGGAGAAGGTTGAAAAGGCAGACAAGGCGGATGAAACCGCCAACGCCGCGAAAGTAGATATAGAAATAAACGTCAATCCCGGCGATGGACATGTGGTCGGCTTGACCGGCGCCGCCACTCAGCCGGAGCCGGTTGTCGACAAGGCCTATAAGAGCCGCCCGCAGGTGCTGCGCGGCGCGACCTATAAGATCAATTCGCCGTTTGGCATGGCATATATTACGATCAACGATTTGAACGGCTCGCCGGGCGAAATCTTTCTCAATGTCGGCAAGGCCGGATCGGATGTATTCGCAATGGCGGAAGCGCTGGGCCGGGTCTGTTCTTTATTTCTTCGTTACGGCGACCACGGTAACAAGGTAAAGCTTCTGATCAAGCATTTGAAAGGAATCGGCGGCTCCGGGGCAATCGGGTTCGGTGTTAATCGCGTTGAATCCATAGCGGATGCCGTGGCAAAAGCGCTTGATATGCATACACAGGGCGACGTAAAATCAGAAGGACAGTCGGATACAGTTGGAACTTCTATATACCTTCAAGGATCTGTCAGCCCTGAGGTTTCATCGTCCTCTGAGCATGCGGCGGCAAGTGAAAACCCGTATGAAGCGGCGGCTGCATCCCGGGATTTATGCCCATCGTGCGGCTCAGCTTCGCTGCTTAATCTAGAAGGCTGCAAAACATGCAGCAGCTGCGGATACAGCAAGTGCTCCTAG
- a CDS encoding SDR family NAD(P)-dependent oxidoreductase — translation MDMGLNNKTALVTGSTKGIGKAIAIELAKEGVNVLINGRNDEEVERTVNEIKLNFPATSPQNATADIVDIGQREALFEKYPNIDILINNMGIYEIMQYEDVDDEVWEKYFHTNVLAANGLSKFYLPKMLKNNYGRIIFIASEEAIMPSGLMPQYSMTKSMLLSLSKSLSKLTKGTEVTVNTIMPGPTLSENVHQIIEGMYPNEGMTFSEKEKEFMTTNLPQSEIQRFIKPIEIGRLTAFVCSPYASAFKGSPIRMDGGMVPTIF, via the coding sequence TTGGATATGGGATTAAACAATAAAACAGCTTTAGTTACAGGATCAACGAAAGGTATAGGTAAAGCAATTGCCATTGAACTTGCCAAAGAAGGTGTTAATGTACTGATTAATGGACGAAATGATGAAGAGGTAGAACGAACTGTAAATGAAATTAAGTTAAATTTCCCGGCTACCTCTCCTCAAAATGCTACAGCCGATATTGTGGATATTGGGCAAAGAGAAGCTTTATTTGAAAAATACCCCAATATTGATATTTTAATTAATAACATGGGTATTTATGAAATTATGCAATATGAGGACGTTGACGATGAAGTATGGGAAAAATACTTCCATACTAATGTTCTTGCTGCAAATGGATTATCTAAATTTTATTTACCCAAAATGTTAAAAAATAATTATGGCCGCATTATCTTTATTGCGAGTGAAGAAGCAATTATGCCTTCAGGACTAATGCCTCAGTATAGTATGACAAAATCAATGCTATTATCATTGTCAAAAAGCTTATCTAAATTAACAAAAGGAACAGAAGTTACAGTCAATACGATCATGCCAGGACCAACACTCTCTGAAAATGTTCATCAAATAATTGAGGGTATGTACCCTAATGAAGGTATGACTTTTTCAGAAAAAGAGAAAGAATTTATGACTACAAACCTACCTCAATCTGAAATACAGCGATTTATCAAGCCTATTGAAATAGGTAGACTAACTGCATTTGTATGTAGTCCTTATGCATCCGCATTTAAAGGTTCTCCAATCCGTATGGATGGGGGAATGGTACCGACTATTTTTTAA
- a CDS encoding AraC family transcriptional regulator, giving the protein MKSYTSDRIKIPSGFWAGLRQLGISANDVARKARLPLTIITEPVVTTAQYFAIWQAYSDLIGDTAKGIIKLATVFETAKYPATVLATYHARDYRDALNRMARYKQLCPPESLRITEEGEHCTIELEWLYTEQPGPPMLVGITLAYLLELGRRGTGQPLTARFVEFSHSMGDVQALEAYFGCCIRIGAKYNRLTLHRRDLDRPFVSYNEELLEILTLVLDRSLDEQQRSPSITEMVKWTMKRSLTGGRPDIQAVSKELGMSARTLQRRLTDENTSFKHLLTQARHEQAREYLADPSLDIKEVAFLIGYKDQNSFYRAFRLWEGDTPSNWRTKS; this is encoded by the coding sequence GTGAAGTCTTATACCTCTGACCGTATTAAAATCCCCTCAGGATTTTGGGCAGGATTACGTCAATTAGGGATTTCCGCCAACGACGTAGCTCGCAAAGCACGACTGCCGCTCACCATTATTACTGAACCAGTAGTCACCACCGCCCAATATTTCGCGATCTGGCAGGCTTATTCCGATCTCATTGGTGACACCGCCAAAGGAATCATCAAGCTTGCGACCGTCTTTGAAACAGCGAAGTACCCAGCAACCGTCTTAGCGACTTACCACGCTCGTGACTACCGCGACGCTCTAAACCGAATGGCTCGGTACAAACAACTGTGCCCCCCTGAAAGCTTACGTATCACCGAGGAGGGCGAGCACTGTACAATCGAACTGGAATGGCTGTATACCGAGCAACCCGGTCCGCCGATGCTGGTTGGTATCACGCTGGCATATCTTCTGGAGCTTGGGCGCCGGGGCACAGGTCAACCTTTGACGGCGCGGTTCGTCGAATTTTCGCATTCAATGGGCGATGTACAGGCCCTTGAAGCTTACTTCGGCTGCTGTATCCGGATTGGTGCAAAATATAACCGGTTGACGCTACATCGAAGAGATCTGGACCGCCCCTTTGTCTCGTACAACGAAGAGTTGCTGGAGATCCTTACTCTCGTTCTAGACCGATCGTTGGATGAACAACAGCGCAGCCCCTCAATAACCGAGATGGTCAAATGGACCATGAAACGTAGCCTCACAGGAGGGCGTCCCGACATTCAGGCTGTCTCGAAGGAGTTGGGTATGAGCGCTCGTACCTTGCAGCGCCGGCTTACTGACGAAAACACGAGCTTCAAGCATCTGTTGACACAAGCTAGACATGAGCAGGCACGAGAGTACTTGGCAGACCCCTCGCTCGATATTAAAGAAGTGGCTTTCTTGATTGGATATAAAGACCAGAACTCGTTCTACCGCGCCTTCCGCCTTTGGGAAGGTGATACTCCTTCAAATTGGCGTACAAAGAGCTAG
- a CDS encoding DUF2798 domain-containing protein, which translates to MKINKKYERITFSFIMALCMSAIISFFMVLVNEGFRFAFLGTWLTTWGMALLIAFPAACVLPKQIGKIMRKITFIENK; encoded by the coding sequence TTGAAAATTAATAAAAAGTACGAGCGTATCACCTTCTCTTTTATCATGGCATTGTGCATGTCTGCGATTATTTCTTTTTTCATGGTATTGGTCAATGAGGGATTCCGATTCGCATTCCTTGGAACATGGCTTACGACTTGGGGAATGGCCTTACTCATCGCGTTTCCTGCAGCTTGCGTCTTACCTAAACAGATAGGTAAGATCATGAGGAAGATTACGTTTATAGAGAATAAATGA
- a CDS encoding VOC family protein produces MEQIFDQNRLASTFPIGYVSLNITNMEKSIDFYHSIIGLHVLLKSERFAVLGTITEPLIILAREEKAIQRKSNATGIDHLAILAPNRIELARHLGRILERNYPIRMITNHGVNESIYLNDPDGILIEITRDFTSEELVLHRPLSSQELAQKLLDLSHQLQSNSPEIATNRKIGHVLLKVSDLSQAEQFYVRDLGFQVSMRIPGAVFVSFGDYHHHLGFHVWESRGGQRPDISAIGLRYFSITAPNDEALLESPSDFRFVRDPAGNGIVMSPHAAIHHEELLDMDQIILERSNSIEN; encoded by the coding sequence GTTATGTGTCTTTAAACATCACGAATATGGAAAAATCGATTGATTTTTATCATTCTATTATCGGACTCCATGTACTATTGAAATCCGAGCGGTTCGCTGTACTAGGCACTATTACAGAGCCGTTAATCATTTTGGCGCGAGAAGAAAAAGCGATTCAAAGAAAATCCAATGCAACCGGAATCGATCATCTGGCTATACTAGCTCCGAATCGGATTGAGCTTGCTCGGCATTTGGGTCGAATATTGGAAAGAAATTATCCCATTCGAATGATTACGAATCATGGAGTTAATGAATCGATATATTTAAACGATCCTGATGGCATTCTTATTGAAATTACGCGCGATTTCACATCGGAGGAGCTTGTTCTGCACAGACCGCTTAGTTCCCAGGAGCTGGCACAAAAGCTTTTGGACTTAAGCCATCAACTACAGTCTAACTCTCCCGAAATCGCAACGAATAGGAAAATCGGCCATGTTCTTCTTAAGGTTTCAGACCTAAGCCAAGCCGAGCAATTTTATGTCCGAGATCTCGGTTTTCAAGTATCGATGCGAATCCCTGGCGCCGTATTCGTCTCTTTCGGTGATTATCATCATCATCTTGGATTTCATGTTTGGGAAAGTCGCGGCGGCCAGCGGCCGGATATTTCCGCAATTGGACTTCGTTATTTTTCAATAACCGCACCTAATGACGAAGCTTTACTGGAATCTCCGAGCGACTTTCGTTTTGTGCGAGATCCTGCGGGGAACGGTATTGTAATGAGTCCGCATGCGGCCATTCACCACGAAGAACTGCTCGATATGGATCAGATCATTTTGGAGAGGAGTAATTCCATTGAAAATTAA